The Hymenobacter sp. 5317J-9 genome has a window encoding:
- the leuB gene encoding 3-isopropylmalate dehydrogenase yields the protein MVSKKIAVLPGDGIGPEVCRQAVKVLEAVATRFDHRFDLSSHLMGACAIDATGSPLPDETLAACRAADAVLLGAIGDPKYDHDPSAKVRPEQGLLRLRKELGLFANIRPVTAYDVLLAHSPLKKERIQGTDMVIFRELTGGIYFGNKGRTADGEVAYDHCTYNRPEVERIAHLAFRAAAGRRQKLTLVDKANVLETSRLWREVVREMAAQYPEVAVDYLFVDNAAMQVILSPTQFDVILTENMFGDIISDEASVIAGSLGLLPSASIGERVALFEPIHGSYPQAKGKGIANPIAAILSAAMLLEHLELDAEAALVREAVDEALNNGILTPELSPAAPYSTEEVGNYIAFWIADSKEKQWNKNNVEIGLSTII from the coding sequence ATGGTAAGCAAGAAAATAGCCGTATTGCCCGGCGACGGCATCGGGCCCGAAGTGTGCCGGCAGGCCGTGAAAGTATTGGAAGCCGTGGCCACGCGCTTCGACCACCGCTTCGACCTGAGCTCGCACCTGATGGGCGCCTGCGCCATCGACGCCACCGGCAGCCCGCTGCCCGACGAAACGCTGGCCGCCTGCCGCGCCGCCGATGCCGTGCTGCTCGGCGCCATCGGCGACCCGAAGTATGACCACGACCCCAGCGCCAAAGTGCGCCCCGAGCAAGGCTTGCTGCGGCTGCGCAAGGAGCTGGGCTTGTTTGCCAACATCCGCCCCGTGACGGCCTACGACGTGCTGCTGGCCCATTCGCCGCTGAAAAAAGAGCGAATCCAGGGCACCGACATGGTCATCTTCCGGGAGCTCACGGGCGGCATCTATTTCGGTAATAAAGGCCGCACCGCCGATGGCGAAGTGGCCTACGACCATTGCACCTACAACCGCCCCGAGGTGGAGCGCATTGCGCACCTGGCTTTCCGCGCCGCGGCCGGCCGCCGCCAAAAGCTGACGCTCGTCGACAAAGCCAACGTGCTGGAAACCTCCCGCCTCTGGCGCGAAGTGGTGCGCGAAATGGCCGCCCAATATCCGGAAGTGGCCGTAGACTATCTGTTCGTGGACAACGCGGCCATGCAGGTCATTCTCAGTCCCACGCAGTTCGACGTGATTCTGACCGAAAATATGTTCGGCGACATTATCTCGGACGAAGCTTCGGTCATCGCCGGCTCGCTGGGCCTGCTGCCCTCGGCCTCCATTGGCGAGCGGGTGGCGTTGTTCGAGCCCATCCACGGCTCCTACCCACAGGCCAAAGGCAAGGGCATTGCCAACCCCATTGCCGCCATCCTTTCGGCCGCTATGCTGCTCGAGCACCTGGAGCTGGACGCCGAAGCCGCCCTGGTGCGCGAAGCCGTGGACGAAGCCCTGAACAACGGCATCCTGACGCCGGAACTGAGCCCCGCCGCCCCCTACTCCACCGAGGAAGTGGGCAACTACATTGCCTTCTGGATTGCGGACTCCAAAGAGAAGCAGTGGAATAAAAACAACGTGGAAATCGGACTGAGTACAATTATTTGA
- the leuD gene encoding 3-isopropylmalate dehydratase small subunit, producing the protein MEKFQTLYSTAVPLPLENIDTDQIIPARFLKATTRAGFGENLFCDWRRDADGSPKPDFVLNDPRFGGQILLAGKNFGCGSSREHAAWALYDAGFRVVISSYFADIFRGNALNTGLLPLQVTEAELARLFALVEEDAHVQFVVNLPEQTLFVPATDEVFHFDLDPYKKECLINGYDDIDFLVSQKPAIAAFEQNRTWSW; encoded by the coding sequence ATGGAAAAATTCCAGACCCTGTACTCCACCGCGGTGCCGCTGCCGCTCGAAAACATTGACACGGACCAGATTATCCCGGCCCGTTTCCTGAAGGCGACCACGCGCGCGGGCTTCGGCGAAAACCTGTTTTGCGATTGGCGGCGAGACGCCGACGGCAGCCCCAAACCCGATTTTGTGCTGAATGACCCGCGCTTTGGTGGTCAGATTCTGCTGGCGGGCAAGAACTTCGGCTGCGGCTCCAGCCGCGAGCACGCCGCCTGGGCGCTGTACGACGCCGGCTTTCGGGTGGTGATTTCGAGCTACTTCGCCGACATTTTTCGGGGCAATGCCCTGAACACCGGCTTGCTGCCGCTGCAAGTGACGGAGGCCGAGCTAGCCCGCCTGTTTGCCCTGGTGGAGGAAGATGCCCACGTGCAGTTCGTGGTGAACCTGCCCGAGCAAACCCTTTTTGTGCCGGCCACCGACGAGGTTTTTCACTTCGACCTCGACCCCTACAAGAAGGAATGCTTGATTAACGGCTACGACGACATTGATTTTTTGGTAAGTCAAAAACCGGCCATTGCGGCCTTCGAACAAAACCGAACCTGGTCATGGTAA
- the leuC gene encoding 3-isopropylmalate dehydratase large subunit translates to MAKSLFDKIWEAHVVKAAPGGLDIVYIDRHLIHEVTSPQAFDELEARGLPLFRPSRILATADHNVPTRHQHLPIEEPLSRSQVDTLTANCAKYGVELYGLGHPRQGIVHVIGPELGLTLPGTTIVCGDSHTSTHGAFGAVAFGIGTSQVAQVMATQCLLLSRPKRMRITVDGALRPGVTAKDLILYVIAQLGTGGATGYFVEYAGSAVRGLSMEGRMTVCNMSIEMGARGGLIAPDETTLAYVQGRPFAPQAAAWEQAVAYWKTLYSDEDTVFDAEHRFDAAAITPMITYGTNPGMGIALNGRIPSEVPASEAESFDKSLQYMGFQRGESLLGKEINYVFIGSCTNSRIEDLRAVAAYVQGKQKAGHVEAIIVPGSKQVEQQAIAEGLDKILADAGFELREPGCSACLAMNEDKIPAGAYCVATSNRNFEGRQGPGSRTLLASPLVAAITAVQGRIVDITQYLN, encoded by the coding sequence ATGGCCAAGTCCTTATTCGATAAAATCTGGGAGGCGCACGTGGTGAAAGCCGCGCCGGGCGGCCTGGATATCGTGTATATCGACCGGCACCTCATCCACGAGGTGACCAGCCCGCAGGCCTTCGACGAGCTCGAAGCCCGCGGGCTGCCGCTGTTTCGCCCCAGCCGCATCCTGGCCACGGCCGACCACAACGTGCCCACCCGCCACCAGCACCTGCCCATCGAGGAACCGCTGAGCCGCTCGCAGGTGGACACGCTCACAGCCAACTGCGCCAAATACGGCGTGGAGCTGTATGGCCTGGGCCACCCGCGCCAGGGCATTGTGCACGTCATCGGGCCGGAGTTGGGGCTCACGCTGCCCGGCACCACCATTGTGTGCGGCGACAGCCACACCTCCACGCACGGCGCGTTTGGGGCGGTGGCCTTCGGCATTGGCACCAGCCAGGTGGCGCAGGTAATGGCCACGCAATGCCTGCTACTGAGCCGCCCCAAGCGCATGCGCATCACCGTGGACGGCGCGCTGCGGCCCGGCGTCACGGCCAAGGACCTGATTCTCTACGTCATTGCGCAGCTGGGCACGGGTGGGGCCACCGGCTACTTCGTGGAATACGCGGGCAGCGCCGTGCGCGGCCTGAGCATGGAAGGCCGCATGACGGTGTGCAACATGAGCATCGAAATGGGCGCGCGCGGCGGCCTCATCGCCCCCGACGAAACGACGCTGGCCTACGTGCAGGGCCGGCCGTTTGCCCCCCAAGCGGCCGCCTGGGAACAGGCCGTGGCCTACTGGAAAACGCTGTATTCGGACGAAGACACGGTTTTTGACGCCGAGCACCGCTTCGATGCCGCCGCCATTACGCCGATGATAACCTACGGCACCAACCCCGGCATGGGCATCGCGCTCAACGGTCGCATCCCCAGCGAAGTGCCGGCCAGCGAAGCCGAGAGTTTCGACAAGTCGCTGCAGTACATGGGTTTTCAGCGGGGCGAGTCGCTGCTGGGCAAGGAAATCAACTACGTGTTTATCGGCAGCTGCACCAACTCGCGCATCGAGGACTTGCGGGCGGTGGCGGCCTACGTGCAAGGCAAGCAGAAGGCCGGGCACGTGGAGGCCATCATCGTGCCCGGCTCGAAGCAGGTGGAGCAGCAGGCCATAGCCGAAGGGCTGGACAAGATTCTGGCCGACGCCGGCTTTGAGCTGCGCGAACCCGGTTGCAGTGCCTGCCTGGCCATGAACGAGGACAAAATCCCCGCCGGTGCCTACTGCGTGGCTACCTCAAATCGAAATTTTGAAGGGCGACAGGGGCCGGGCTCCCGCACGCTGCTGGCGAGTCCGCTGGTGGCGGCCATCACGGCGGTGCAGGGTCGGATTGTGGATATCACGCAGTATTTGAATTGA